The following proteins are co-located in the Mesorhizobium australicum WSM2073 genome:
- a CDS encoding glycoside hydrolase family 25 protein — protein MRLPGVVSFVIASLCLAGCSSTSGMDALDMQKPSNEVTSSVVRPSAPIASVPVARANAARKRIEVAAEDTTARPYGLAEEETVAFPAPELPDSVEPPIEEAALVSPPKLLSRAAPSMLAGPVTRYGFRDAKPINFGRSSPRHLAVHGVDVSRWQGNVNWEKLRAQGANFAYIKATDGGDHLDPLFMKNWRDADAAGLKRGAYHFFYWCRTAGEQADWFIRNVPKVDGALPPVIDVEWNGDSSCQRRPSREKVLEKMQVFMDKLERHYGQRPIIYTAPDFYRDNLQGAFPDYPFWLRAVARHPSKVYPDRKWLFWQYSGSGLSHGVTGRIDLNVFHGDERQWRAWAGGGGRAMMADAD, from the coding sequence ATGCGGTTACCAGGCGTCGTGAGTTTCGTGATCGCATCGCTCTGCCTTGCCGGCTGTTCGTCGACATCGGGTATGGATGCGCTCGACATGCAGAAGCCGTCCAATGAAGTCACCAGTTCGGTGGTGCGTCCAAGCGCGCCGATCGCGTCCGTTCCGGTGGCCAGGGCAAACGCGGCGCGCAAGCGGATTGAGGTTGCGGCAGAGGATACCACCGCTCGGCCTTATGGCCTTGCCGAGGAAGAGACGGTGGCGTTTCCCGCACCCGAACTGCCCGACAGCGTCGAGCCGCCGATCGAGGAGGCCGCCCTGGTGTCGCCGCCGAAGCTGTTGTCGCGGGCGGCACCGTCCATGCTGGCCGGCCCGGTCACGCGTTATGGCTTCCGCGATGCCAAGCCGATCAATTTCGGCCGCTCGTCGCCCCGTCACCTTGCCGTGCACGGGGTGGACGTGTCGCGCTGGCAAGGCAACGTCAACTGGGAGAAGCTGCGCGCCCAGGGCGCCAACTTCGCCTACATCAAGGCGACCGACGGCGGCGACCACCTCGACCCCCTGTTTATGAAGAACTGGCGTGATGCCGACGCGGCGGGCCTGAAGCGCGGTGCCTATCATTTCTTCTACTGGTGCCGCACCGCCGGCGAGCAGGCCGACTGGTTCATCCGCAACGTGCCGAAGGTCGACGGCGCGCTGCCGCCGGTGATCGACGTCGAGTGGAACGGCGACTCCAGCTGCCAGCGGCGCCCGTCGCGCGAAAAGGTCCTGGAGAAGATGCAGGTGTTCATGGACAAGCTGGAGCGCCATTACGGCCAGCGGCCGATCATCTACACGGCGCCCGATTTCTATCGCGACAACCTTCAGGGCGCATTCCCGGATTACCCGTTCTGGCTGCGCGCCGTGGCCCGGCATCCGTCAAAGGTCTATCCCGATCGCAAATGGCTGTTCTGGCAGTATTCCGGCTCCGGCCTGTCGCATGGCGTAACCGGCCGCATCGATCTCAACGTCTTCCATGGCGATGAGCGGCAATGGCGCGCCTGGGCCGGCGGCGGAGGTCGGGCCATGATGGCCGACGCGGATTAG
- a CDS encoding isopenicillin N synthase family dioxygenase, with the protein MTPDIETIGIAALFGSPSPARDRADAGIMAAAAGIGFLAVRDFPGDDWLTPDKRAQLLRIFALPDAEKQELLRWNFDHTKKNFYRGWFPLQPQAVSYKEGIDMGPDLADGARVTASDDPLCEPTPLPDEHALPGWRAAAADYYRVMETVGTMLMRSIARGLGLPEMTFDTYFDGGISTLRLIRYPLRDANAGVDTSGPEYSVTHKGETRTIIGREHADSGFVTLLAQDGVEGLQAKNLAGEWIDVPPADGTLAVNFGQLLERWTGGRVRATRHRVIAPKTVRFSIPFFHEPRVDAEISPLPLDGAEPFAPFLYGDYLWESATNFVEMSGIKHLRQPRRAKAS; encoded by the coding sequence ATGACACCCGACATCGAAACGATCGGCATCGCGGCCCTGTTCGGGTCGCCCTCGCCCGCGCGCGACCGTGCCGACGCCGGGATCATGGCCGCGGCGGCCGGCATCGGCTTCCTGGCGGTCCGGGATTTTCCCGGCGATGACTGGCTGACGCCCGACAAGCGCGCGCAATTGCTGCGCATCTTCGCGCTTCCTGACGCCGAGAAGCAGGAATTGCTGCGCTGGAATTTCGATCACACCAAGAAAAATTTCTACCGCGGCTGGTTTCCGCTGCAGCCGCAAGCCGTTTCCTACAAGGAAGGCATCGACATGGGGCCGGATCTTGCCGATGGGGCGCGGGTCACGGCTTCCGACGATCCCTTGTGCGAGCCGACACCCTTGCCGGACGAGCATGCCCTGCCGGGCTGGCGCGCTGCCGCAGCCGACTACTATCGCGTGATGGAAACGGTCGGCACCATGCTGATGCGGTCGATCGCCCGCGGGCTTGGCCTGCCTGAGATGACCTTCGATACCTATTTCGACGGCGGCATCTCGACGCTGCGCCTGATCCGCTATCCCCTGCGCGACGCCAATGCGGGCGTCGACACCAGCGGACCGGAGTATTCGGTGACCCACAAAGGCGAGACGCGCACCATCATCGGCCGCGAACATGCAGATTCAGGCTTCGTCACCTTGCTGGCGCAGGACGGCGTCGAGGGCTTGCAGGCGAAAAACCTCGCCGGCGAATGGATCGACGTGCCTCCAGCCGACGGCACGCTGGCGGTCAATTTCGGCCAGTTGCTGGAACGCTGGACCGGCGGCCGCGTGCGGGCGACACGGCACCGGGTCATTGCGCCAAAAACGGTGCGGTTCTCGATCCCGTTCTTCCACGAGCCACGCGTCGACGCGGAAATCTCGCCTTTGCCGCTGGACGGCGCCGAACCCTTCGCGCCGTTTCTTTACGGCGACTATCTCTGGGAGTCGGCGACGAACTTCGTCGAAATGAGCGGCATCAAGCATCTGAGGCAGCCGCGCCGGGCCAAGGCTTCCTGA
- a CDS encoding undecaprenyl-diphosphate phosphatase, giving the protein MADICTQGVDTGFVGLGFAKVAFLGLVQGITELLPISSTAHMRIVPAVLGWQDPGSAFSAAMQLAALAAVVSYFWGDVRDLLFGSIDALTRRDFADRHFQLASWIVLATIPIVIAGVVLSGVLNTCNSPLRSLSVIGWACIGMAILLALAEIFARHKRTIGEASLADALLVGVAQVGALIPGVSRSGSTLTAALGLGFKRAEAARFSFLLGLPAIALAGLKELWELHKVHLDAHGWSVLGLGLLVASISAFFAIWGLMRVLERFSAWPFVIYRGLLGVVLLLGVAMGWLV; this is encoded by the coding sequence ATGGCTGATATCTGCACGCAAGGCGTCGACACGGGCTTTGTCGGCCTTGGATTTGCCAAGGTCGCATTCCTCGGCCTGGTGCAAGGCATAACCGAACTGCTGCCGATTTCCTCGACCGCCCATATGCGCATCGTGCCGGCGGTGCTTGGCTGGCAGGATCCGGGTTCCGCCTTCTCCGCCGCCATGCAGCTTGCCGCCCTTGCCGCCGTGGTCAGCTATTTCTGGGGCGATGTCAGGGATCTCCTGTTCGGTTCGATCGACGCTCTCACACGGCGCGATTTCGCCGATCGGCATTTCCAACTGGCTTCCTGGATCGTGCTGGCGACAATCCCGATTGTGATCGCCGGCGTGGTACTTTCGGGTGTTCTCAACACCTGCAATTCGCCGTTGCGCAGCTTGAGCGTGATTGGCTGGGCCTGCATAGGCATGGCTATCCTGCTGGCCCTGGCCGAGATTTTCGCCCGCCACAAGCGCACCATCGGCGAAGCGTCGCTCGCCGACGCGCTTCTTGTCGGTGTCGCCCAGGTCGGCGCGCTGATCCCGGGCGTCTCTCGCTCCGGTTCGACGCTGACGGCGGCACTGGGGCTCGGCTTCAAGCGGGCCGAGGCGGCACGCTTCTCGTTCCTGCTCGGGCTGCCGGCCATCGCGCTCGCCGGCCTCAAGGAATTGTGGGAACTGCACAAGGTGCATCTCGATGCCCATGGATGGTCGGTTCTTGGCCTGGGGCTGCTCGTCGCCTCGATTTCGGCCTTCTTCGCCATTTGGGGCCTGATGCGTGTGCTGGAACGCTTCTCCGCCTGGCCCTTTGTCATCTACCGTGGCCTGCTTGGCGTCGTCCTGCTGCTGGGGGTGGCGATGGGATGGCTCGTCTAG
- a CDS encoding GFA family protein, which yields MAKYEGGCLCRAVRYRTDAASINERICHCRLCQKAIGAAFNARVLFRIDDVTVEGPLATVNTSPDLKRGFCPACGTTLFSRRDSAGIIGVTTGSLDDPSLFRPQMHIWTVSKQPWVMLDDGLPQFEGAPPA from the coding sequence ATGGCAAAATACGAGGGCGGATGCCTGTGCAGGGCCGTGCGCTATCGCACCGATGCCGCCTCCATCAACGAGCGCATCTGCCATTGCCGGCTTTGCCAGAAGGCGATCGGCGCGGCGTTCAATGCGCGTGTTCTTTTCCGCATCGACGATGTGACGGTCGAGGGCCCGTTGGCCACGGTCAACACCTCGCCGGACCTCAAGCGCGGGTTTTGTCCGGCCTGCGGCACGACCCTGTTTTCGCGGCGCGATTCCGCCGGCATCATCGGCGTGACGACCGGTTCGCTTGACGACCCATCGCTGTTCAGGCCCCAGATGCACATCTGGACCGTCTCGAAACAGCCCTGGGTGATGCTGGATGACGGCCTGCCGCAATTTGAAGGCGCTCCGCCGGCCTAG
- a CDS encoding lysozyme inhibitor LprI family protein, whose translation MENIGVRLRLDGALVCLLTLLLPASPMAAGLKDATADTLDRCLDDPANGSTAGQTDCEATASSDYDRRMNAAYATLLRKLPRQAAQNLRLSQRAWLAFRDSEAKTRGALYETRQGTMYVPMQAADATNIIRDRALQLEGYVRVMAIDDAE comes from the coding sequence ATGGAGAACATCGGTGTGAGGCTTCGGCTCGATGGGGCACTGGTCTGCCTGCTGACATTGCTGTTGCCCGCGAGCCCGATGGCCGCGGGTCTGAAAGACGCCACCGCCGATACGCTCGACCGCTGCCTGGATGATCCAGCCAATGGCTCTACAGCAGGCCAAACCGACTGCGAGGCGACGGCATCAAGCGACTACGATCGCCGCATGAATGCCGCTTATGCGACACTCCTGCGCAAATTACCGCGCCAGGCAGCGCAAAATCTTCGTCTGTCACAACGCGCCTGGCTGGCCTTCCGCGACAGCGAGGCGAAGACACGGGGCGCCCTCTATGAAACAAGGCAAGGCACGATGTACGTGCCCATGCAGGCAGCCGACGCCACCAACATCATCCGGGATCGCGCCCTTCAGCTGGAGGGCTATGTTCGCGTCATGGCAATCGACGATGCCGAATAG
- a CDS encoding transglutaminase-like cysteine peptidase: MASSMGWRRKAKGLGLAIALIAFCSAANSAYTAPVSMAIGGSTSQPIGHYDFCKIHAAECSIRSSDSEPEQMTGKLLREISAVNLSVNARVKPMSDMDNYGKEEWWAYPDNGFGDCEDYALEKRRELNSLGIAIANLLMTVVRKPDGEGHAVLTVRTDKGDFILDNLVDKVRLWNQTPYRYLKRQASDNTGRWVSILAGEEKLVSAVK; this comes from the coding sequence ATGGCATCCTCGATGGGTTGGCGCCGGAAGGCGAAGGGGCTGGGGCTTGCGATTGCCCTGATTGCTTTCTGTTCGGCGGCGAATTCCGCTTACACGGCTCCCGTTTCCATGGCTATCGGCGGCTCGACGTCCCAGCCGATTGGCCACTATGATTTTTGCAAGATTCATGCCGCCGAGTGCTCGATCCGTTCATCCGACAGCGAGCCGGAACAGATGACTGGCAAGCTGTTGCGGGAGATCAGCGCCGTAAACCTCTCGGTCAACGCGCGCGTCAAGCCGATGAGCGACATGGACAATTACGGCAAGGAGGAATGGTGGGCCTATCCGGACAATGGCTTCGGCGATTGCGAGGATTACGCGCTGGAAAAGCGGCGTGAGCTCAACAGCCTGGGCATCGCCATAGCCAATCTCCTGATGACGGTGGTTCGCAAGCCGGACGGCGAAGGCCATGCCGTGCTGACGGTGCGCACCGACAAGGGCGACTTCATCCTCGACAATCTCGTCGACAAGGTTCGCCTCTGGAACCAGACCCCGTATCGCTATCTCAAAAGACAGGCGAGCGACAATACCGGGCGCTGGGTCTCCATTCTTGCCGGCGAGGAGAAGCTGGTCAGCGCGGTCAAATAA
- a CDS encoding DedA family protein has translation MQSFIDQSVCFIENHQAWAGLVVGLLAFGESLVLVGILLPGTTVLIIVGGLVGAGIVQPLPVLLAATLGAALGDTISYFLGKWLGRGVVHKWPLNRYRREIARARLFFHRYGVAAVFVGRFFGPVRATVPLVAGMMGMNRRRFQVANILSAIIWAPVVLSPGWLVTKGADNLPELDATSLFGLAVIAAMVVAIIVAVLVVRLRGRRNAGSASRD, from the coding sequence GTGCAGTCGTTCATCGACCAGAGCGTATGTTTCATCGAGAACCATCAGGCCTGGGCGGGTCTCGTGGTCGGATTGCTGGCCTTCGGCGAGTCGCTGGTGCTGGTCGGCATCCTGTTGCCTGGCACCACCGTGCTGATCATCGTCGGCGGGCTGGTGGGCGCCGGTATCGTCCAGCCCCTGCCCGTTCTCCTCGCCGCGACGCTCGGCGCGGCGCTTGGCGACACCATCTCCTATTTTCTCGGCAAATGGCTGGGGCGCGGCGTCGTCCACAAATGGCCGCTCAACCGTTATCGCCGCGAGATCGCCAGGGCGCGCCTGTTCTTCCATCGCTACGGTGTCGCCGCCGTTTTCGTCGGCCGCTTCTTCGGTCCGGTGCGTGCCACCGTGCCGCTGGTCGCCGGCATGATGGGCATGAACAGGCGACGCTTCCAGGTCGCCAATATCCTGTCGGCGATCATCTGGGCGCCGGTCGTGCTGTCGCCTGGATGGCTGGTGACGAAAGGAGCCGACAATCTGCCTGAACTCGACGCGACCAGCCTGTTCGGCCTGGCGGTGATCGCGGCCATGGTGGTGGCGATCATCGTCGCCGTGCTTGTCGTCAGACTGCGTGGCAGGCGCAATGCAGGGAGTGCGTCTCGCGATTGA
- a CDS encoding phosphodiester glycosidase family protein — MDFLTVLYSAPLLLSLFKAALPYAVATTAAFGQWFASVPPCRDVSFEATSFLVCEVDPKLYSIELFWKDPAGKPFQSLHNLDNAQRMAGRTMLFAINAGMYHPDLRPVGLYVERGQEMAGVKTGSGSGNFSLQPNGIFYMSRGKAVVRATKDFVRQRPATDYATQSGPMLVIDGQLHPKFQADGTSRKSRDGVGVRKDGVAVFAISNGTVTFHAFARLFRDALGCDNALFLDGTISSLLAPAIGRNDDYWNLGPMIGVFRKRGG, encoded by the coding sequence ATGGATTTTTTGACCGTCCTGTATTCGGCGCCCTTGCTGCTGAGCTTGTTCAAGGCCGCGTTGCCGTACGCGGTCGCCACGACAGCGGCATTCGGCCAGTGGTTCGCTTCGGTGCCGCCGTGCCGCGACGTCTCCTTCGAGGCTACGAGCTTCCTCGTCTGCGAGGTCGATCCGAAGCTCTATTCGATCGAACTGTTCTGGAAAGACCCGGCAGGCAAGCCTTTTCAGTCGCTGCACAATCTCGACAACGCCCAGCGCATGGCGGGCCGGACCATGCTGTTTGCCATCAATGCCGGCATGTACCACCCCGATCTCAGGCCGGTCGGCCTTTACGTCGAACGCGGCCAGGAAATGGCCGGTGTGAAAACGGGATCGGGAAGCGGCAATTTTTCGCTGCAGCCGAATGGCATTTTCTATATGAGCCGCGGCAAGGCCGTGGTGCGGGCGACCAAGGACTTCGTCAGGCAGCGGCCAGCCACCGACTATGCGACACAATCAGGGCCAATGCTGGTGATCGACGGCCAGCTTCACCCGAAATTCCAGGCCGACGGCACCTCGCGCAAGAGCCGCGACGGCGTCGGAGTGCGAAAGGACGGTGTTGCCGTCTTTGCCATCTCGAACGGCACGGTGACGTTCCATGCCTTCGCTCGCCTGTTTCGCGACGCGCTCGGCTGCGACAACGCGCTCTTTCTCGACGGCACGATATCGAGCCTGCTCGCTCCGGCCATCGGTCGCAACGACGACTACTGGAATCTGGGGCCGATGATCGGCGTCTTCAGGAAGCGCGGCGGCTGA
- a CDS encoding DUF3592 domain-containing protein, with translation MELKFLLVGFACAVAGMLSIVTFLKWLEVKAASRWLPTPGKIVSSRVEAREVTSSGTGSESSTSTEIRNFPAITYEYKVGGKTFQSSHYSVQENLGNFEVAETLARFPRGAAVTVFYDPSSPGKAVIERTMPDGAFKFMVQLSAGLVVGALVLVFSVGGVLEAIGPHLPKPRNLGAAAFLLFMGLFVLRMGFAQRSMAGQAATWPTAAGRIDASGLQAIKTRDRFEGGGYRPWRTVFKSRIVYSYGVAGQRYSADRVAFGASVTASLPGLVGGQARRYVEGSKVDVRYDPANPASAVLECRVRGLWLLWVCSAGFLGGAALLVGSV, from the coding sequence TTGGAGCTCAAGTTTCTGTTGGTCGGCTTTGCCTGCGCGGTCGCCGGCATGCTGTCGATCGTCACTTTCCTGAAATGGCTCGAGGTCAAGGCGGCCAGCCGCTGGTTGCCGACGCCTGGAAAGATCGTCTCGTCGCGCGTCGAGGCGCGCGAGGTGACAAGCTCGGGTACCGGCTCGGAGAGCAGCACCTCGACCGAAATCCGCAATTTTCCGGCCATCACCTATGAGTACAAGGTGGGCGGCAAGACATTTCAAAGCTCGCACTACAGCGTGCAGGAGAACCTCGGAAATTTCGAAGTCGCGGAAACTCTTGCGCGGTTTCCGCGTGGCGCGGCGGTAACCGTGTTCTATGACCCGTCCAGCCCGGGCAAGGCCGTGATCGAGCGCACCATGCCGGACGGCGCCTTCAAGTTCATGGTCCAGCTTTCGGCGGGGCTCGTGGTCGGTGCGTTGGTGTTGGTGTTTTCGGTCGGTGGCGTGCTGGAGGCTATCGGGCCGCATCTGCCCAAGCCGCGGAACCTCGGTGCGGCGGCATTCCTGCTGTTCATGGGGCTTTTTGTGCTGCGCATGGGCTTTGCCCAAAGATCGATGGCCGGACAAGCGGCAACATGGCCGACCGCTGCCGGCCGTATCGATGCGTCCGGCCTGCAGGCAATCAAGACCCGCGACCGGTTTGAGGGCGGTGGGTACCGGCCCTGGCGCACGGTGTTCAAATCCCGCATCGTCTACAGCTATGGTGTCGCCGGACAGCGCTACAGCGCCGATCGCGTCGCTTTCGGCGCCAGCGTGACGGCCTCGCTGCCCGGCCTCGTCGGCGGTCAGGCGCGGCGCTATGTCGAGGGCAGCAAGGTCGACGTTCGCTATGACCCCGCCAACCCCGCCTCGGCGGTGCTCGAATGCCGGGTGCGCGGGCTATGGCTGCTGTGGGTCTGCTCGGCAGGCTTTCTCGGCGGCGCGGCCTTGCTGGTCGGATCGGTCTGA